From Acidimicrobiia bacterium, the proteins below share one genomic window:
- a CDS encoding glycosyltransferase family 4 protein has protein sequence MKVLIGTAGYGTIRSGADRMVGDLARFLAARGNRVLVACRNGTVLHLDLEATAVEWVEGTAVDCAEAGLAWQPDVWHLLDLAHARFLDAMLEVGRSLVVPVVVTPASDPAVWDDENAACRVLGRADRVLALTRAEAAAVSQLCQPASEPQIISQAVALTGTGDAAAFRRRHGLSGPIVLFVGRKIESKGYQVMLAAASRLAETRPDVTVCLLGSRAGEGRGARSGNVLDLDDVTESEKNDAFAAAALFCLPSVADVYPLTVVEARLSGVPIVVGPFPGAEEVVRHQVDGLIVPANHEAVAAAVDSLLADPAAARAMAAAGLARAREEHAPERVGREVLAAYQELGGRARESAEP, from the coding sequence ATGAAGGTGCTCATCGGCACCGCGGGCTACGGGACCATCCGGTCGGGCGCCGACCGGATGGTCGGCGACTTGGCACGCTTTCTTGCGGCGCGAGGGAACAGGGTTCTCGTCGCCTGCCGCAACGGAACAGTACTGCACTTGGACCTCGAGGCCACCGCGGTCGAGTGGGTCGAGGGCACGGCCGTCGACTGCGCTGAGGCCGGTCTAGCGTGGCAGCCAGACGTCTGGCATCTGCTCGACCTCGCCCACGCCCGCTTCCTCGATGCCATGTTGGAGGTCGGACGGTCGTTGGTAGTGCCGGTCGTGGTGACGCCTGCATCGGATCCGGCAGTGTGGGACGACGAGAACGCCGCGTGCCGGGTCCTCGGCCGCGCCGATCGGGTGCTGGCGCTCACCCGGGCGGAGGCGGCAGCCGTCAGCCAGCTGTGCCAACCGGCCTCGGAGCCGCAGATCATCAGCCAGGCGGTCGCCCTTACCGGCACCGGTGACGCCGCCGCCTTCCGCCGCCGGCACGGCCTGAGCGGCCCGATCGTCCTCTTCGTGGGCCGCAAGATCGAATCGAAGGGATACCAGGTAATGCTGGCGGCTGCCAGCCGCCTGGCCGAGACGCGCCCGGACGTGACGGTCTGCCTCCTGGGTTCGCGGGCCGGCGAGGGGCGCGGCGCGAGATCCGGCAACGTGCTCGACCTCGACGACGTTACCGAGTCGGAGAAGAACGACGCATTCGCAGCGGCGGCGCTCTTCTGCCTCCCGAGCGTTGCCGATGTATACCCTTTAACCGTGGTGGAGGCCCGACTCAGCGGCGTTCCCATCGTCGTCGGGCCCTTCCCCGGCGCCGAGGAGGTGGTGCGCCACCAGGTCGACGGCCTCATCGTGCCGGCCAACCACGAGGCCGTTGCCGCCGCCGTTGACTCGTTGCTCGCCGATCCAGCGGCTGCCCGCGCCATGGCGGCGGCGGGACTCGCCCGGGCCAGGGAGGAGCACGCTCCCGAGCGGGTCGGTCGCGAGGTGCTGGCGGCCTACCAGGAGCTAGGCGGCCGGGCGCGCGAGTCAGCCGAGCCATGA
- a CDS encoding sugar phosphate nucleotidyltransferase: MRAIMLAGGRATRLESLSPTVPKALTPIIGHLLLDILLSQLCEAGYDHVTLCVGHLEEVVRAHVGDGSRAGVAVDYVNDHGRLGTAGPLQLVDAWEEPALVLNADLLTDLAFGEMAARHAASGAAITLAVREYVTHLDVGVVQCDGDGGVVAIVEKPELRQLLTLGIYMIDPEVRSHLRPAQRTDMPELVNRVIESGGHVRTFVHSGRWHDIGTPAGLGAAEDTLGACPAAFGVTERTGP; the protein is encoded by the coding sequence ATGAGGGCCATCATGCTTGCCGGCGGCCGCGCCACCCGGCTCGAATCGCTCTCTCCGACTGTCCCGAAGGCATTGACGCCGATTATCGGGCACCTACTTCTCGACATCCTGCTCTCCCAGCTGTGTGAGGCCGGATATGACCACGTCACCCTCTGCGTGGGCCATCTCGAGGAAGTGGTGCGTGCCCACGTCGGGGACGGGTCGAGGGCGGGCGTGGCCGTCGACTACGTAAACGACCACGGGAGGCTCGGCACGGCGGGTCCGCTCCAGCTGGTCGATGCCTGGGAGGAGCCCGCTCTGGTGCTTAACGCCGATCTCCTCACCGACCTAGCATTCGGAGAAATGGCAGCCAGGCACGCGGCAAGCGGGGCCGCGATTACCCTGGCCGTGCGCGAGTACGTCACGCACCTTGACGTTGGCGTCGTCCAATGCGACGGCGACGGGGGGGTCGTCGCAATCGTGGAGAAGCCCGAGTTGCGCCAGCTCCTCACTTTGGGCATTTACATGATCGACCCCGAGGTACGCTCCCACCTGCGCCCCGCCCAGCGAACGGACATGCCGGAGCTTGTCAATAGGGTGATCGAGTCTGGTGGCCACGTCCGGACCTTCGTCCATAGCGGCCGCTGGCATGACATCGGCACGCCCGCCGGCCTCGGCGCCGCGGAGGACACGCTGGGCGCTTGCCCGGCGGCGTTCGGCGTCACGGAGCGGACCGGGCCATGA
- a CDS encoding 4'-phosphopantetheinyl transferase superfamily protein — protein sequence MRALEAAGSSVRVWYLPGAAQPASLQKGADLRHAAIAAVLASALDPNSDDTVIDHRCASCGGSDHGQPTLRGRGELAVSIARGGGDLVVALAESPVGIDMEPPNSADAVLEVAPRIMTDVEWRSLEVLPAADRARRALVLWTAKEAALKAAGTGLPGGLANVECEVVEGRLVAVRLLGPLRHLQREQWRARTTTGCRGVVTTVVLGQGPPRRGDWR from the coding sequence ATGCGCGCTCTGGAGGCCGCTGGGTCCTCCGTCAGAGTGTGGTATCTGCCCGGAGCAGCGCAGCCCGCCTCCCTCCAGAAGGGTGCCGACCTTCGCCATGCCGCGATCGCAGCGGTCCTGGCGTCCGCTCTGGACCCTAACTCGGACGACACGGTGATCGACCATAGGTGCGCGTCGTGCGGAGGCTCCGACCACGGCCAACCCACCCTCCGAGGGCGCGGGGAGCTGGCGGTAAGCATCGCACGGGGAGGCGGCGACTTGGTCGTCGCCCTGGCCGAATCACCCGTGGGCATCGACATGGAGCCGCCGAACTCAGCGGATGCCGTCCTCGAGGTGGCACCGCGGATCATGACCGATGTGGAGTGGCGGTCGCTCGAGGTTCTTCCCGCGGCGGACAGGGCACGCCGGGCGCTGGTGCTGTGGACGGCCAAGGAAGCGGCGCTTAAGGCGGCAGGCACCGGGCTGCCGGGAGGGCTGGCCAACGTCGAGTGCGAAGTGGTCGAAGGACGGCTGGTGGCAGTTCGGTTGCTCGGGCCGCTGCGCCATCTCCAGCGAGAGCAGTGGCGGGCCCGCACTACCACGGGCTGCCGCGGGGTCGTGACCACGGTTGTGCTCGGCCAGGGGCCGCCACGCCGGGGAGATTGGCGATGA
- a CDS encoding alcohol dehydrogenase catalytic domain-containing protein, with protein MRAVRLMAPGHVVVDRDAPEPELRDAGDCIIEVDVAGICGTDLHPYRGHIANFTPRTIMGHEFVGRIVAAGSGVERRRLGELVVVSDLVACGACAYCAADQHYQCREVQLFGYGDVVGAYLPGGQAERVRVPRADLATFPVPEGLSPRSAVFAADVLTTAFAAVEFAAGERSGSLAVVGCGPVGLAVVLCGLWKGFERIVAIDTDASRRVAASRLGATGVAADADEAAELLPTRGAHAVVEAVGASQALATAVEIAGPRAWISSVGAPHGTGASLPAETAFGRELTLRFIVGNPLALAPRVLSLMASGELDPAPIVSHVLALDDAPAGYAAFDRRGAVKVLLEP; from the coding sequence ATGAGGGCGGTCCGGCTAATGGCGCCCGGCCACGTCGTTGTCGACCGCGATGCTCCGGAACCGGAGCTGCGCGACGCCGGCGACTGCATCATCGAGGTCGATGTCGCCGGCATATGTGGCACGGATCTTCACCCGTACCGCGGGCACATCGCCAACTTCACGCCCCGCACGATCATGGGTCACGAATTCGTCGGCCGGATCGTCGCCGCCGGGAGCGGCGTGGAGCGGCGGCGGCTCGGTGAGCTGGTCGTGGTGTCCGACCTGGTCGCTTGTGGCGCCTGCGCGTACTGTGCGGCCGACCAGCATTACCAGTGCCGCGAGGTGCAACTGTTCGGCTACGGCGACGTGGTCGGCGCCTACCTCCCGGGTGGTCAGGCGGAGCGGGTGCGGGTGCCCCGCGCCGACCTTGCCACGTTCCCCGTGCCCGAAGGCCTCTCGCCCCGGTCAGCCGTGTTCGCCGCCGATGTCCTCACGACCGCGTTCGCCGCGGTCGAATTTGCCGCGGGCGAGCGGAGCGGCAGCCTGGCGGTCGTTGGGTGCGGCCCCGTTGGCCTAGCCGTCGTGCTGTGTGGCCTGTGGAAGGGGTTCGAACGAATCGTGGCGATCGACACTGACGCGTCCCGTCGGGTTGCGGCATCCCGTCTTGGCGCCACGGGGGTGGCCGCCGATGCCGACGAGGCCGCCGAGCTGCTGCCGACCCGCGGCGCCCACGCCGTCGTGGAGGCCGTGGGCGCGAGCCAGGCCCTGGCCACGGCTGTGGAGATCGCCGGGCCTCGAGCCTGGATCTCCAGCGTGGGCGCGCCGCACGGAACCGGGGCTTCGCTGCCCGCTGAGACCGCCTTCGGACGGGAGCTGACCCTCCGGTTTATCGTCGGCAATCCCCTCGCCCTTGCTCCCCGCGTCCTCAGCCTGATGGCCAGCGGTGAGCTCGACCCCGCTCCGATCGTGAGCCACGTCTTGGCCCTCGACGACGCCCCTGCCGGCTACGCCGCGTTCGACCGACGGGGCGCTGTCAAGGTCTTGCTCGAGCCATGA
- a CDS encoding AMP-binding protein: protein MTALASAEVASLMAEVLKLKDFAVEDDFLTSGGDSLRVVQLAVRIAERLGDPIDARGFAALVTGIFDRRTAASIAPLTGELTAAPVAAAPQPSEPATLSAQQHQIWIHRRANPDSAAYNVVNVFDLVGPVDSGSLETALRSVAGRHPALLTALDTHAGLPATSRHDPEGISVVVAPRASGEAAAFATVDTIAATPFSFGELPIRCHLVPYGSGEAHLLMFVIDHASCDGWSMPIFYRELSVLYGGARLPDPPPTPAAVRHAGDAAEWADRLRPIPPPLDLDPTVSRGVRDFAGAVHYTMLAPDLVDQLRAWLAARSATLFMGLMTCFQLALSDLTGRSRFLLGVPVANRGGQHSERAVAYLANTMVLQAVVEDSSNYAGLLGTVRANVIDGLVHQSAPFMDLVEELRPPRDPTRTPLIDVLFVMQNSAPVALELAGCSVTQRRFDNGTAKFDLTLEAHETGGGVGLRWERAAALSPAIVDSVIARFERHATAMAADLPRLRPPKQPPRPGPPQDRSIGAAFARVASERADQAALVTDNGTTTFAELHLQAAAVAEKLLQQGLGPGSRIGVLHERTPEWVAAAIGTWLAGGIYVPLDPALPDGALKRMISAGGVAHVVASAAAAERAAGLGPPVSLTGEIQALPPGSKLMPPLEAGPAGPAYVVFTSGSTGAARGVIGHHAGLLNRIAWMHNGWPVAEGELGCLRTGIGFIDSLTELLGPMLAGRPSLVVPDSAGRAATELLELLRRHKVSRLVITPSYLRLLLVEFPERFAALTGLSICVVSGERLTADVCIRFYRLQPGAVLLNLYGTSEVAGDVTWYDTRALAPLADPVPIGRPLPGCTVSIEDEQGQPVPGGSEGELVVSGVQVALGYTGAPSPGRASFAERAGVRRFRTGDLGRQRPDGAIEYVGRIDRVVKVRGIAVDPDGVEAMLQELPGVTGAAVIPCHGSDGSWLHAWIEPEADVDAIRAGLLRDAPAHMVPAVISAVPVLPRTPSGKLDYVRLGGPAHQAPAAPAAKLGPLEEAARDVICEVLGVATVGITDNFFSSGGDSLRANRVLARISDRFKLGDLDFASFYREPTVTGLATLVAAELMRGTDPEVSAVVRARLRARGSP from the coding sequence ATGACCGCCCTCGCCTCGGCAGAAGTCGCCTCGCTGATGGCCGAAGTGCTCAAGCTGAAAGACTTCGCCGTCGAGGATGACTTCCTCACCTCCGGCGGCGACTCATTGCGAGTCGTCCAGCTCGCAGTACGGATTGCGGAGCGGCTCGGCGACCCGATCGACGCGCGGGGCTTCGCCGCCCTTGTCACCGGCATCTTCGACCGACGCACTGCAGCGAGCATCGCACCGCTCACCGGCGAACTGACCGCCGCGCCGGTGGCCGCCGCGCCCCAGCCGTCCGAGCCGGCAACCCTCTCGGCCCAACAGCACCAGATTTGGATCCACCGGCGCGCCAACCCGGACTCCGCCGCATACAACGTAGTCAACGTTTTCGACTTGGTTGGTCCGGTGGACTCCGGATCCCTTGAGACTGCCCTTCGGTCCGTTGCGGGGCGCCACCCGGCGCTGTTGACGGCGCTGGACACGCATGCCGGCCTGCCGGCGACGTCGCGTCACGACCCGGAGGGTATCTCCGTGGTCGTAGCGCCGCGGGCATCGGGCGAGGCTGCCGCGTTCGCCACAGTCGACACGATCGCCGCGACCCCGTTCTCCTTCGGGGAGCTGCCGATACGCTGCCACCTCGTGCCCTACGGATCGGGTGAGGCCCACCTGCTGATGTTTGTCATCGACCATGCGAGTTGCGACGGGTGGTCGATGCCGATCTTCTACCGCGAGCTCAGCGTCCTTTATGGCGGCGCCCGGCTTCCCGATCCTCCGCCGACCCCTGCCGCCGTCAGGCATGCCGGCGACGCCGCCGAATGGGCAGACCGGCTGCGACCCATCCCCCCGCCTCTGGATCTCGACCCGACTGTCAGCCGAGGGGTTCGCGACTTCGCGGGCGCCGTCCACTACACGATGCTGGCACCGGATCTGGTCGACCAGCTGCGAGCGTGGCTAGCCGCGCGGTCGGCCACCCTCTTCATGGGGCTCATGACATGCTTCCAGCTCGCGCTCAGTGACCTCACCGGTCGGTCCCGGTTCCTGCTCGGCGTGCCCGTAGCCAATCGCGGTGGCCAGCACTCCGAACGCGCCGTCGCTTACCTCGCCAACACGATGGTGCTGCAGGCCGTTGTCGAGGACAGCTCCAATTACGCGGGACTGCTGGGCACGGTCCGCGCCAACGTTATCGACGGCCTGGTCCACCAGTCCGCGCCCTTCATGGACCTAGTCGAGGAGCTACGCCCGCCGCGCGACCCGACCCGAACCCCGCTGATCGACGTATTGTTTGTCATGCAGAACTCGGCTCCCGTGGCCTTGGAACTTGCCGGATGCTCGGTTACGCAGCGGCGCTTCGACAACGGCACGGCCAAGTTCGACCTGACCCTTGAGGCTCATGAGACCGGGGGCGGCGTCGGTCTCCGCTGGGAGCGCGCCGCGGCGCTGTCACCAGCGATCGTAGATAGCGTCATCGCTCGCTTCGAGCGGCACGCCACGGCGATGGCGGCCGACCTACCTCGGCTGCGCCCGCCAAAACAACCGCCGCGCCCCGGGCCCCCGCAAGACCGTTCCATCGGAGCCGCCTTCGCCCGGGTCGCTAGCGAAAGGGCGGATCAGGCGGCGCTCGTGACCGACAACGGGACCACGACGTTCGCCGAGTTGCACCTTCAAGCGGCGGCCGTGGCGGAGAAGCTCCTGCAACAAGGGCTCGGACCCGGCAGCCGGATCGGGGTTCTCCACGAGCGAACCCCTGAATGGGTCGCCGCTGCGATCGGCACCTGGTTGGCCGGCGGCATCTACGTTCCGCTCGATCCTGCGCTGCCCGACGGCGCGCTGAAGCGGATGATTTCGGCCGGAGGGGTCGCCCATGTGGTCGCATCAGCGGCCGCCGCCGAGCGGGCGGCGGGACTCGGCCCACCCGTGAGCCTGACAGGCGAGATCCAGGCGCTTCCCCCCGGATCCAAGCTGATGCCACCGCTGGAAGCCGGTCCGGCCGGTCCCGCATATGTCGTGTTCACCTCCGGCTCCACAGGGGCTGCGCGAGGCGTGATCGGTCACCATGCCGGCCTGCTCAACCGCATTGCCTGGATGCACAACGGATGGCCGGTCGCAGAAGGCGAGCTTGGATGTCTGAGAACTGGGATCGGTTTCATTGATTCGCTCACCGAGCTGCTCGGCCCCATGCTCGCCGGCCGGCCCAGCCTGGTCGTCCCCGATTCGGCGGGTCGGGCCGCTACGGAGCTGCTTGAGCTGCTTCGCCGCCACAAAGTGTCCCGGCTCGTGATCACCCCAAGCTATCTGCGACTTCTGCTAGTCGAGTTCCCCGAGCGGTTTGCCGCCCTGACCGGGCTAAGCATCTGCGTGGTCAGCGGGGAGCGGCTGACCGCCGACGTGTGCATCCGCTTCTACCGGCTCCAGCCGGGCGCGGTGCTGCTCAACCTGTATGGGACCTCCGAAGTTGCCGGCGACGTGACTTGGTATGACACCCGCGCCCTCGCACCGCTTGCCGATCCCGTCCCAATCGGGAGGCCGTTACCCGGCTGCACGGTGAGCATTGAAGACGAGCAGGGCCAGCCCGTTCCGGGCGGGAGTGAAGGTGAGCTAGTCGTCAGCGGCGTCCAGGTGGCACTCGGCTACACAGGTGCCCCGTCGCCGGGCCGGGCGAGCTTCGCTGAGCGCGCCGGTGTGCGTCGGTTCCGAACAGGCGATCTCGGGCGACAGCGTCCCGACGGGGCCATCGAGTACGTAGGGCGGATCGACCGAGTCGTCAAGGTGCGTGGCATCGCGGTCGACCCCGACGGTGTCGAGGCGATGCTGCAGGAGCTGCCCGGCGTAACCGGAGCGGCGGTCATCCCCTGCCATGGATCCGACGGCTCTTGGCTGCACGCCTGGATCGAGCCGGAGGCGGACGTCGACGCGATCCGAGCTGGCCTGCTTCGCGATGCCCCAGCACACATGGTCCCAGCTGTGATCTCAGCGGTGCCGGTTCTGCCGCGGACTCCCTCGGGCAAGCTCGACTACGTAAGGCTGGGCGGTCCGGCGCACCAGGCGCCGGCGGCACCGGCCGCCAAGCTGGGGCCTCTTGAGGAAGCGGCCCGGGACGTGATCTGTGAGGTGCTGGGAGTCGCGACCGTAGGGATAACCGACAACTTCTTCAGCTCCGGCGGCGACTCGTTGCGGGCCAACAGGGTGCTCGCCCGCATAAGCGACCGCTTCAAGCTCGGCGATCTTGACTTTGCGAGCTTCTATCGAGAGCCCACGGTCACGGGCCTGGCAACACTTGTCGCTGCCGAACTCATGCGGGGGACCGATCCCGAAGTGTCGGCAGTAGTGCGCGCTCGGTTGCGGGCGAGAGGGTCTCCGTGA